GCTGAAATTGAAGCGCTCAAAATATCTCTTCCTTTCCTCGTAAGCCTTCTTCTTGGAGCCGGGGGATAGCAGCCTTGAGACAGTAAGGAGTATCATAATGGAATTGGTATTGTAGCTAAAGGGCTCATATCTAGCCCTGTTTTTAAAAAAGTCATCCAGGCCAAGCTCATGATATACTTTTAAGATGGCAGCGTAGCCCAGGTTCTTTTGCCCCCTGCTGCCGGGTGGAAGCGCTTCATCCATATTTATCTTTAGCGTTATCCTTTTTTTTGCGTTATCCTCCTCTGTCATCTTTCGGGCCACCTCCCTGAAATGGGCCACAGGATCTTCATACTCATTTTCTAGCTCGTCCAGCCAGCCCAAACTCTTTATGGTCCTGTCAGTAGAGACATTTGTCTTGGGGTTTCTATATTTCTGGGCGATGACCATATAAGTCCTTCCTGAATCCTTTCGGTAAGTCTTCTTAAGATACATGAGAGTCTCCTTGCCTCAGTTAGGTTTTAGCTTATTATATCATATTGTTTCTAATTGTGCCACTATATAAAGTTAAACAATTAAAATAAAAAACCCCCTAAAGCCTTGTATGGCGGGGGATTTGGGTATTGGTCTTTGGGTTATGCTTTCAAACTAACGAGGATTTTATCAAAACTTATTAAATTGATAAAACTATTTTAAAAAACCCACTTATACTCTGTTAGAATAATTATAGTAACTTAGAATTTATGCAATATTTGATCAATCAGCAATAAAGTGTTAATAATATTGGTACCATCTATCTAGTTTATAAAATTGAATTTTGACATTATATCTTTATAGTATTAGTGTTATTAACACTATGTCGAAAGATAGTTAAATATTTAAAAAACCAGGAAAACCAGGATTAAATGAGTTTATTTCCCAACATGCTGTATTTGCTACAGAGGAAGTGGACAGGTTTCTTTTTAGCAGAAAATCCTTTAATTTGAATACCCGCAAATCTTTACTGGCCTATTACTGTAAAAAGGGCAGGATAATAAATATACGACGTGGCCTATATGCAACAATTCCATATGGAGCAGACCCGTTATCATACCCGGTTGATCCCTACCTTTTAGCGGCAAAAATGGCTGAAGATGCAATCCTTGCATATAACACAGCACTACAATTTCACGGTAAATCCTATTCAATACACAATAGGTTTCTATATGTATCCAGCAAAAAGCCACTTAATCTTAAGTTTCAGAAATATGAGATAAATGGCATAATTACCCCAAGCTCCTTAAGGGCAAAAGGAAGTGAAATGTTCGGAATCACAGTCCTTAAACATTCTGGAGTAGAAATTAAAGTTACTAATCTTGAAAGGACATTTGTTGATGTACTTGACAGGCCCGATCTTTCTGGAAGCTGGGAAGAGATATGGAGATCACTTGAATCAATTGAATTTTTCGACCTGAACCAGGTACTGGCTTATGTCCTTTTACTGGAGAACAAGACTACTGCTGCAAAGGCAGGTTTTTTTCTTGCGAGCCACAAGGATGCATTAATGGTGGAAGATAAATATTTGGAAAGATTGCAAAAGCTTAGTCCCAGAAAACCTCATTATATATCGAGAAACAGACGCGGGGATTGCCATTTGGCAAAGAATTGGAATCTCATGGTCCCGGTTGAAATTTTAAGTAAATCCTGGGAGGAAGAACAATGAAATTAACAGAATCAGGTATTCTGCCAATAGCCGAAAAAACCGGTTTTAGAATTGAAATGATTGAAAAAGTGCTTCTTTAAATTAATCTTCTTAACACTTTAAACTCTCATCCATTTTTAAAAGGAAAATGGGCTCTAAAGGGTGGAACTGCTTTAAACCTGTTTTTACTTAACTTCCCAAGGCTCTCTGTAGATATAGACATTAATTATATCGGTAAGCTGGGCGGTGAGCAGATGCTTGCAGAGCGGCCGGGTATAGAAAAGGCAGCACAAGCCGTATTTTCCCGAGAAGGGTTTATCATAAAAAGGCTGCCTGGAGAACACGCAGGCGGGAAATGGCGTTTGGGGTATCAAAGTATTACAGGGCAGCCTGGCAATCTTGAAGTTGATCTTAACTTCATGTACAGGAAGCCTCTTTTTGATATTTCTATTGCTGATTCTCATCCATTTGGCAATTTTCAGGCTAAAAAGATACCTGTTCTTGATTTGCATGAACTTGCAGCTGGAAAACTTACAGCGCTTTTATCCAGAAGACAGGCCAGAGATCTTTATGACTGCTATCAGATCCTTAGTATGCATGATATTAAACACGACTATCTCAGAGTAGCATTTGTTGTTTATGGAGCAATGAACCGCAAAGACTGGAGAACTGTATCAATAGAAGACATAGATTTTGATGCATCTGAACTGGCCAGACAATTAATGCCGACTCTTAATGTAGGAATAAGGGAAGAGAATATATCACCTGCCAAATTTGGAGAAAAACTTTTAAATAATTGCAGGAAAACACTATCTTTGGTGCTGCCACTAAAAGATACAGAGATGGAGTTTCTAAATCGGCTTTTAGGTAAAGGGGAGATCATTCCTTCAATTTTAACACCGGATAAAACTCTGATAAGAAATATTAAAAATCAGCCGCTGCTTGAATGGAAAGCATTAAATGTCAGGCAATATAAAAAGAAATAAACTGTATGGTATAAATCTATTTGAATTTTATCTATGAAAATACCTTCAATAACATTTATTAAATATAGGGCGGCAAACGCTATAAAATTTATATCCAGGAAAAACTTTATGTACAATTTATTTGCCCCAGTTCTTTTTGCCTATAATAATTATTTTAAAAACCCTTGCAATATAAAAGCTATTACTAAAATCATTTACATGTTCGTACCTGGCTAACTACACAACAGCTGTTTGGTTGCGGCTCCAAAAACATTACAAATAGATAGAAAAGATATCCGAGGGTAGCTATCTTGAAGAAGGCAGCTATAATGCGGAACTAAAGAAATTAAAGACAAAGGTATGTGAACTGGACCAGAGGGTAGGAAGGCTCTGCCAAAGGATAACTACATCCTAAAAAAGAAAGAATTGCCGGCCAGAGCCAAAAAAGAGTCTACGCCTGCCATAACCGGGGTATATTTAGATCAATTGGCAAGACAGCAAGGATAATGTAGATACTACAGTTTAAATATTACTATAAATCTAAGCTAAATCTGACCAAAGCAAAGTTGGAACGATTTTCAATAAAAATATTCAATAATCTATTTATCTATTTACATAAATACATAAAAGCATTATCATTATCTTATAAATAAGAAAATCAATAACCGCTATTTACAAAAGCAAACCGGCTATTTACCCATAAACAGGTGGCCGCAGGATGAGAGGCCCAGGGAAAAGCTTGTAAAGTACGGCAGCGGACACCTC
The nucleotide sequence above comes from Actinomycetota bacterium. Encoded proteins:
- a CDS encoding transcriptional regulator, producing the protein MNTRKSLLAYYCKKGRIINIRRGLYATIPYGADPLSYPVDPYLLAAKMAEDAILAYNTALQFHGKSYSIHNRFLYVSSKKPLNLKFQKYEINGIITPSSLRAKGSEMFGITVLKHSGVEIKVTNLERTFVDVLDRPDLSGSWEEIWRSLESIEFFDLNQVLAYVLLLENKTTAAKAGFFLASHKDALMVEDKYLERLQKLSPRKPHYISRNRRGDCHLAKNWNLMVPVEILSKSWEEEQ
- a CDS encoding nucleotidyl transferase AbiEii/AbiGii toxin family protein — translated: MNLLNTLNSHPFLKGKWALKGGTALNLFLLNFPRLSVDIDINYIGKLGGEQMLAERPGIEKAAQAVFSREGFIIKRLPGEHAGGKWRLGYQSITGQPGNLEVDLNFMYRKPLFDISIADSHPFGNFQAKKIPVLDLHELAAGKLTALLSRRQARDLYDCYQILSMHDIKHDYLRVAFVVYGAMNRKDWRTVSIEDIDFDASELARQLMPTLNVGIREENISPAKFGEKLLNNCRKTLSLVLPLKDTEMEFLNRLLGKGEIIPSILTPDKTLIRNIKNQPLLEWKALNVRQYKKK